Within Labrus bergylta chromosome 18, fLabBer1.1, whole genome shotgun sequence, the genomic segment GGCTACAGACCTCCACACCGACGGCCCGGGTTCGGttcctgtagctcctttcctgcatgtcatccctctctctctctctctctctctctctctctctctctctctctcgatttctgcctctatccactgtcctctctctacaataaatgcacaaaaagcctaaaaataaacctttaagaaaaacatctaGCCCCATATAGACACCTTTATCTTGTCTTTCTGTTAATTaagaacatgtttgtgttgggTCTACATCTCGCAGAGTGCTGCTTGGTGGTGTATCTTTCCGTCAGTCCATCTGATAgttttgcagcagcagagggtTTTTTTGTCCTGAGAGTTTGTGCTGAGTCAGCCTGTGGCCGGAGCCAAAGATCCCAGCTTCAATCCACCGCAGCCGACTGATGTCTGCCTGCAGAAACATTAAACCCAGTCTGAGTCACCGCAGAGCCATGCATTAATACATCTGTACCACACCTTCAGCTTCACCATGACTAATGTGCAGTGTcataggtagatagatagatagggagggagggaggtaggaagggagggaggtagGATGGATAGACAGGTAGGATGgtagggagggggggaggtAGCTAGGGAGGTaggacaggagggagggaggtaggtgggagggagagagagagggaggtgggtaggtagggagggaggagggtaggtaggtgggagggagggaggtaggtagggagggagggagggaggaaggaaggaatgtgggtagggagggagggaggaaggtaggtagggagggaggaaggtaggtgggagggagggaggaaggtaggtgggagggagggagggagggaggaaggtaGGTAGGGAGGGAGGAAGGTATGTAGGTAGGTAGGGAGGGAGGAAGGTATGTAGGGAGGAAGGTaggtagggagggagggaggtgggtAGGTAtttaggtaggtaggtaggtaggtaggtagttaaggagggaggcagggaggtAGGTAGGAAGGTAGATGGATATGTAGGTAGGGGGGTAGGAAGGTAGGTAGGGGGGTAGGAAGGTAGGTAGGGAGGGAGGTAGGTAGGTAGGGAGGTAGGTACATGGTGGATGTACAGTCAGATAAGCTCTCTCTGCATGTGTTGTTCTGGAGCAGTGGGGTTTTGTGCAGCAGTGCACGTGTTGCTCCTCCTCGTGTGTGACCACTCCCTGGATTCCAGCACCACAGCTcctttcaacaacaacatctacAGGAACTCCACCTCCGTTTGTTTGTTCACTCTGTAGAGCAATCACTCTCCGTTCAAAGAAGGATGCAGTGCAAATTATAACAGAACAATGATTGAATAATGTCACCATCagaacatgtttgtttaaatgtttatcaTGATAGAGAGAGCACTGCAACAACTCAAATCTTAGCAAGTTTATTTGCTTAATTATCTCGTCAGAAATGTCTCATTGCACCTATTAAACCTAGATTAGAAAGTACATTTTTACTTTAGAATTAGAAGCAAAGCAGGcctacatcaaaataaaaatatgaaaaccaACTTGATAGAAAAGTTCCATGGAGCCATGTTTCTGTAGATTTCATCCCAGACGGCCATGTGggaagtttttgttgtttctattgACATTGACCTGGGCACGCTTCTTACCGTGTGTAACCAAGTCCAACTCTGAGGAGATGTAATTGAATGTATTAGTTGCTGTTTGTAATATAACTCTTTAATACTGCTGACGTGCACACATCAGTTATTTGATCATGTCTGCGTTTTAGACTCGAGCAGAGACGGCTCATCGTTCCTCCTTTACTGTAAAGCAGTATTTTTTTCCCGTTGTGGTGTAGAGTAGTAGAGGATCTTTGGATACATTTTCGCCCACAGTATCGACTCATACTTCTGCAGACGTGTCCGCAGAAGAAGTGAGGCTGAAATGTGAGATTAAGACCTCTCACTGAATCCTTTACATGACTGAGGAAGTTTCCAGTTCCTCTGACATCAGAGACACTAGAGGAGCTGATCTGACTCAAGGATCAGGTTTTTATGAGGAAGCTGCAAAAACACCAGACTTCAGTATCAACAAACACccacaaacattttgaatttgcaATGTCATTCCTGCAATCAGTGCGCATCTGCTGTTCAGTCAGATGACCACCAGAGGGCAGTCTTGGCTGCTGTTTGATTCTTCAGCCATGTGTTTGAAAAGAGGAGACGGGCATTGTTACCCTGAGCTGAGCTTCTCAGGATATGCATTGCTGATCACGACCTCTCTCATCTACATGTTGAAGGTTGCAGATGTTCACACAGATGTGGTGAGGGATGTGAACGAAGTTtcctttacttaaaaaaaaaatctaaagtaGTGAGTCAATTTGAGTTGTCTTGTCAGGACGATGGAGCCTTTTAATCCAACATTTTTGATGCCAGCTGCcttaaaaaatagacttatacatgTTTGAGTTATGCAGTGATagtaaaaaaagatgattaagGTGAAGTCTCTGCAAAGGCAGCCTTGAAGGCCTGACtcagggataaaaaaaacacagtgctAGTCCATAAACCTCATGCAGGCGGTGGTGTATTGACTAATACCTCATTGTAAATGCATGGCGTGCAGCACAGCACGTTTCTCAGGCTGATATCTCTttaataatttgtttctttCGCTGGTGTTTTTTGTAACTTGTGCGTCATGTTTACGTCTTAGGTCTGTGCGATGTTGCATAATGAGGTGTGCTTTACAGTAAATCAATGCAATAAGGAGTCACACACAGAAGTTAGGGtatttttactgtattattgaataaaatctataaaatattccacaaaaaaatacaatacattaTTCATCTTTCATCTCATTACTGCAGAAACTCATCCTTCATTTGTATCAtaatcaacatcaacattacAGCTTGTGCTTTACAAACCCTACTGACACTCTGTACTTTCATACTATTATAAATAACACTGCAGCtctctgctttgttgttttcagtcCTGTTGGGAAGTTTATGTGaatggcaacaacaacaacaacaacacacacacaacaggaaaGTGGATTTGTTTCAGGCTCAAATCCAacagtttcacacacactctgtttttctgtgcagAGCCATCAGGAGCAAaaacaagttgttgttgttgaagcagtGTGCTCCTCGCACATCAATCTAGCTCCTCGTACTTCTCGTGTGATTGGTCGGTGGTCAGAGTCTGGGCAAAACAAGCTCTAAACCCCGCCTACTGAGCACAGTGACGCAAGCAGCTTCctcccacccctcctcctcctcctcctcctcctcctcctcctcttattttTCCCTCCTGGCCCTAGCTGCCACCTCCTCCCTCAGCTAGTTCGCTGTCAGCCTGTCACGATACATTAAGCTCATATGCTACTAGTGTGCACCAGGCGCAGGAAAAAAAGGCTAagaagagggaagaagagatGACGGTTCAGGGTTTTTAATGCTTTATATAACACCGTGCCTCCTTTCTTAAGGTTTGTTTTATCAATGAAGCTCAGGCAAGCACAAAAACCTCAACATGAATAAAAAGTTCAGTTCAGTAGTAAGGCACATTGTCGACGAGAGAGATGGAGATGCTGACTTTGGTCTGAAAGGAGAGCGTTGGATTCAGTTgggttgtggttttttttccgCCCAGTTAGCTCAGTGAAACAAAACGACATGATTTCTATCAAAAGACGGTCGGTGGTGTGAAACAGAACCATCCCACTGCACCGACAACAAACAGACGTCAGGAGGTAGAACAGGAGTAAACCACAGATTGTGAAGGTCGAGCATGAGCTCTGCCGCAGCCCTTCACTCGCTGTTTTCTCTTCTACTGGACAAGTGATTTCGAGTCTCAGGTACAAACGCATAAAAAAACCGTTTTAAAAACTCCCAACATTGCAATAAAAGTTCAAACCATCACGATGGCTGTAAAAATACATAGGCTTCTGTTGTCATTTACAATTCTGAGACATGGCAAAAGTCTTTCTGATTGTTGACTTGAGGCGATCAGCTCCTCAGTCGAGACCAGAGATTCTTTACATactatttaaaatacatgtttgatGCTGCATTGAAGACATGTCGCGTTAACCGGAAAATACAAGCTGCCGATAAGGGAGGAAGAAGATGGGAATATTTCATCTAAAGGCGCTGACAGTTTGTCAGCAGAGTCAGCAAAAAAGCAGTAGAAATGGCAGCTGATACACTGAGAGTCCAAGGTCGCAAAGAATCAGAATAATAAGTTACACTCGCGCCCCAAACAAAAGACTGTACACAAAGAGAACAAGTAATATCTGCTGCAGGTTCGTAGTAGGttttttcattcataaataAGAATAATATTACATAAAAGTGTTCGGGACAAGATGTCGACCATTTTTTCCCACTTTCTTGAGATAGGACCTGAATGTGGCGTTTCATCTACAAGGATGGGAAGCTTACTTCTTTGGCTGTTAAACTCCCCAAATTCAGAGAAACACATTCTTCTTTCCACAAGACAAATAAATATACAATGCTGCATTACCACAGCCATACGTTTAAATATCCTACATGGAGCGATAAGAAACTGAAAGGGAACCCCGGCCTTTGCCCTCCCAGCTGGCTGAATCACACCCTCTTTAAGTAATTGAAGAGATTTCAATTAATAATCAACCCGGGTCGGATCTAACAGCCTGAGTGACGCCGAGCGGCTCAGGTTCTTCCTGAGCGGGTGATTCACTCGCAGAGGTGCTAATGCTTCTTACTAATAATTTACAAAACTTAAATTATGTGAGATTGGAAATTTGAGGTTCCATCACTGAGCTTTTATAGACTCATCACTTTAAGGTAAACTCACCTTTAGACACTCTTAACACTGTTAATGAAGTCCTCCTGTTCTCTTTGTTACTGCACTTCCCTGACTAAATAATGCAATCTACTATATCTTTTTCTGACTTTGCCGAGACATGTCTCGTCTGCTTTTACTACAGATTACTCACCCACGACATAAAACACAACCTGACCTTGAGCTGCAGAGATATCAGATGTGTTTCCTGCTACTGAGGATGCAGAAATtggtctctctctgtgttcagagTGCAGTTATCTTTGTTGAATGTCAACAATAATATTCAGTATATTCAACAGTATGAAAGTGTTTAAAAGTAagtttccttcatgtttgatGATCTCAGTTAAGTTTTAGGATGCATACTTAATTTGCTTAAGTAAATAATTTGGTTGTATGAGAAGCACACACTTGTGGACATAACTTAACTAAAAATGTAAGATGTTTAGTTCTGAAGCAGTTGCATAGAAGTTGGTGTTTTAATCAACATGAAACTTCCTGATATATCTGATGGAACCtcaaaaaaaatccaagagTTCATTCACGCTCGGATCAGTCCTCGCTGTCCTCATCAGCTGTGATCAGACTCCTCAGTTAACCTAAAAGTTTCAGGAGTTCGTCTCAGCGATCAGGACTTTACCAGAATTTCCATGATGTGGTCCAGCTCGTTGAGGTCCGTCAGACACGACTGGAGACTCCCAGCTGAGGCGTGACTGCTAGAGCGCATTTTAACGTCCTCGTCTGCCCAAAGTGACACGCTGACGGACGCCCAGGCAGAGGGCAGGTCTGAAGTCTCATACATTGATGTGTCAATGTCCTCAAAGATGTCGTCCAGGGCGAGGTCGCTGAGGTAGCCCATGGCGTTTACTGCATCGCTGAAAGCATTGATGGTCGCCGCCGGAAGTGATTTAGGCTGGTCAGGCGAGCTGTTTGCCTCTTGAACGTGGAGTTCAGACGACAGCTGTGGAGAAAAGTTGTCTTCTTCTACTTCTGCGCACCCGGGGCACGTAACCGGCAAGTCCTCCCTGAGAATGCAGGAATTAGAGTGGACGCCGTTGAGGAGAACGCCCGATGTGCAGGCGCCCACCCCGTCGCTCTGCATGTCCTCCTGGATCTGCCTGAGCGTGTTGATGAGGAGCACGGAGCGACGCAGGCTGAGCTCCACGCCCACCTGGTAGCGCTGCAGCTTCTCCAGGCAGAGGCCGAGCACCCGCTGACGCTGCTGCAGGTGGCTCATGTCGGACTTGGACGGACCCACGAGGAAGTCGTCCTTATCCTCCTGGTCTTCCTCgccattcttcttctctgcagaaGCAGGGAGGGTCTCCACCTCGAGCTCCTCCAGGCAGCTCCACTTCCGCTTAACACCACGACCCAACATCAGCCTGGATGGAGAGATTACAAGGTGACCAGTTAGACTTCATTCACAAAGGATTTCACCAGTAACACTGATTTTCTGACTGTATTTTGGGAGTCATGCAgcttatatttatatatttacatttttcaaaatagcCTTCAATAGTCAATAACCTTCACTCTTCACTCAAAATAGCCACCCAAAAGTAGACTTCAGAGTGCGGTCCTTATCATTTTTCTGGTTTTGGACATTTATTTGGGATTCAGCACCCCGTTGTTGTCGATATCTATAATTATATATCTATAATTTCTTTTTTAACCATCTAATGTGGCTAAAAAACAACTCAAGTTGCCTTCAGTTTTCTAGACATTTGCAACTTTGTCAAACTGAAAAGAGTTGGTAACAAACTCTTGAAGACAGACGGGCTAACTTCACCTTTAATAGTGATTCAATTGAAATATTCTTAACATCTAAAGTCAAAAAATAACTCAACAATTTAGCAAACTGACACTGGGGTGACATTATTTTCCTAATATTCATTCATCTATCTATCTTCTCTGTTTGAGTGTATCCTATACATACACCAATCTATTAATCATGATGATTTTAACTTAATGTGTtataataatgtgtatttatgAGTGCTATATCATATGTATAAACATATCCTCATATGTCAGAAGAGGAACCAaatgaaaggagagaaaatggtTAAACCCCCTTCATTACAATCAAACTAGAGGCTGCTAACTTCTGAATTAATTATGTATAAATTGAACTTTCATTCCAGCACTAAGACACAAATATCTGTCATATTTCTAACAggagaaaacaggaaaatatcTCGGAACAGTAtctgagaggaaacagaaacattcatGTCCACATCAGTCTGCACCGTCTGCCCTGTGCTAACAAACCTTACATCCAGTTTATGTAACCTCACCAAACTAGCAAGTCTGGCTAATTCCCCACATTCACTTTCAATCGATCCACATCACAAGAACAGATCACATAacatcagaaaaacacacttgcAGGCTCAAATTTAAAGGGTTAACATTTgagtttgtgcattttttttaaaaagtgaacattACAAAGTGTAATGAGTCACTGTGTGAGACACCCCTGCAGACTGTGAGACTTTACTCATCCTTCACAGACATGGGGCTAGTTTTAGCATGAGATAATAGTCTCTGGAATAACAGATGGGTCCACACGAAGCCCCCTTTCATTGGAGTTTGACCCCTGAAAGGGACATTTATAGCTGCttgggtttttttaaaggagatatAAACGCCAGGAGACAGTCAAATATAATGAgtaaagctcttttttttatccgTTTCTAAAAGTAAATTAAGTAAACAACATCCCTCCATCTTACTTATTTTACCCAGGACCCCGAAGAACACCTCCTAACCCCCTTTAATGGTCCCCGGACCTCAGCTGGGTAGCACTAGCCCCCCATAGAGCAAGTTAAAAATGCGTAAAACTTGATTAAATTTCAAACGAATGAATAAAAAGAGGTTTAAAAGTACCTTCCGTGTCCTTCTAAAGAGTCATGAGGTGTTTGAATCCGTCGTGTCTTCGGCTCGCGTCGTTTCGTCGCCGCGTTCCTCCGCTTATCGAGACCCAGGAATATGAGGAATGTTCCGGCCGTCCTCAGCGACGAGGAgcggggggaggaggaggcggagccgcgggggggggggggaggtggaggtggaggtggaggagggagagagacagggggagcGTGTGGAACCTAAGGGGCCGATTTGATTGGTCCGTTTGCCCGCTGATCATGCGCCCTCCTCCGCCTCTCACGGGGCAGCGAATGTGCGgacgtctgttcctgcaggtgCGTTCAGGAGCGGCTCGTAAAAATCAGAAAGAACATCGGGGCACACGTGAGCGGAGAAACTGGTATAAAGATCATTGCAACTAcggattttatattttaaaaaaacacaactttgcaCAACATATAAATGCATATGAGTTAATATCTTGTACTAACCGTCAAATGCAGCACATAATAGCACTGACACAATCATCTTTTATGTTCTGGAAAACGGAGATTGAAGACACATTCAGAGTCTTTATGGAATTAAGAGTTTCAAATCAGACGTTGTGAAATATTCACAGACAAGTAGATGTTTTACAGCCTTCTTTAAACTCAAGTGTagtaagaaaaatgaaatgaaaagaagaaaaagagggagatgaAACTCTGGggaaaaagaagcattttgatGGTTACACTTTGCATTTATTCTAATAAAGAGACAATGTTTTAATGGAGGTGTAcgcacaaaacaaaacatctcatGAAGTAGTTGCGTAGGATTTAAGATTATcactttgaaaataaacaatcctgcacactactcttgcttGGCATCACCAACTTattggaaaaaaatcacaatatttCGGTTCCTCTTAACCTTCctcaggttgtgttttttttttgtgtggtgaTGCCGAGCAAGAGTAAAGGGTAAGGGATTTTCtattcaaaataataaatccaataTAAGACTTCTGGGGCGCGGATGGTCTAGTGGTTGAGTTGAGCCTCATGTACAGACGCTGTAGTCGTCTAGGATGGCGGGCGGCCCGGGACCTGGTCCGGCCTGTGTCCCCTTTCCCTTCGTTGATACTATCCAGTGAGGTAGCGTGTGTCAAGGTTGGTCGTATTTTgttctttcacacatgcacaaaactgggtgagctgtatgtgtgagcgCAAACAGCCACAACCTATAACTCTGTCTTCACCTGAATTTTACCTGCCAGCCCCTGAGTTAATTTTCCGCGTGAAGGCAGGGTGAGCAGCTGTGAAAATGCAGCAGGGAGTAATCAGGAAAAGTCCATgtgagcgagtgggaggggacGACGTTTATGTCCTACAACTGATGACGACCATAGACCGTACGCTTGCACCTGGTGCAAACTGCACGTGCATGTAATGACACTGctttattatgttttctgttctccactATGTTCTTATCTGCTCTTCTGTTGATAGTGTGAATGAGAGCTGCATGGATCACTGATTAACTTGTATGTAAAGGCAAAAATTGTCATCATAGCATTGCTTGGTCAGTTACTACCAAAACGTTCTTTTACGTCAAGTCTCACATCCTGAGACCCCCACCTCCAATCCAACAGGGATAGCCTTCCACtgtgaagtgcatgtgtgaacaggcaaGTCAGGAAAAGGTCAGGGACAGCCTGCCTGAaatgtgcatatgtgaaaatggctgtTAAGTCTAAAGTAACTCTCTGCTAGACTTGACTCCAACACCATTAACATGAGGTCTGAATTAGCTCATTTTGTCCCCCTAGGTTACATAAATTAGGATGTTTTATAACAACATTGTAAGTATACTTCTGTGACTCTTTGTATAAAGTGATTCTCATTAcactgtgattaaaaaagttGTCAGAACATGATGTGAGTTTGAATAGAGCAGCTGGCTCAGGTAGAATAAACAACAGCACCACTCATACATGAAGATATTACGCAACCAATATGGAATATATCAGAATCGTCTCAAGTGCCTAGGAAGCTGCAGTGAGCACTTGAACGCAGCACTTTAAAGGGACAGATGACTCAGAAGGGAAGAGGTGGGGGTTGGGTGGGTTGGATGGGACCGGAAAGACGTGGAAGGCGCACACCAAATAAGGAAACTCTTCAttcacgttttttttcttttcagtctcTTCCTGCTGAGACTGTCACGGCTTCacatctacttcttcttctttcctcgtctccttctttaaaacagaaagtaGACAATCAGCGAACA encodes:
- the si:dkey-177p2.6 gene encoding cell division cycle-associated protein 4; the encoded protein is MLGRGVKRKWSCLEELEVETLPASAEKKNGEEDQEDKDDFLVGPSKSDMSHLQQRQRVLGLCLEKLQRYQVGVELSLRRSVLLINTLRQIQEDMQSDGVGACTSGVLLNGVHSNSCILREDLPVTCPGCAEVEEDNFSPQLSSELHVQEANSSPDQPKSLPAATINAFSDAVNAMGYLSDLALDDIFEDIDTSMYETSDLPSAWASVSVSLWADEDVKMRSSSHASAGSLQSCLTDLNELDHIMEILVKS